Genomic DNA from Telopea speciosissima isolate NSW1024214 ecotype Mountain lineage chromosome 2, Tspe_v1, whole genome shotgun sequence:
ttttgggggggggggggcattgaTCTTGGATTGTTGGATTGGGTGATCTTGAATTTGAACATAAGTACTTGACAATATATATCATTTGCCATTTGCTTTTGCAGGTCCCCAGAAGCTGTAGAATCCTTTTCAAGAACAATTCCAATTCCTTCCAGCAAACTCAAGCCATATAGATTTGTGATTATCATGAGATTGATAATTTTGGGGCTTTTCTTCCATTACAGAGTTACAAATCCTGTTGATAGTGCTTATGGTCTATGGCTTACTTCTATCATATGCGAGATCTGGTTTGCTGTTTCTTGGGTATTGGATCAGTTCCCAAAATGGTCTCCAGTCAATAGGGAGACATATATTGACAAGCTATCCGCAAGGTACATCCACAATTGCCACAGATATGGAACAAGATCTGTTTCAAATTATTTAGCACCTGAAACTAGTATACCTTTGTCAGAATGTTTATGATTATAACAAAAGGATTTTTAATATTTCACTGCAACGCCAGGTATGAAAGAGAAGGCGAACCCTCAGAGCTTGCTGCTGTTGATTTTTTTGTTAGTACAGTTGATCCCTTAAAAGAACCACCATTGATCACTGCCAATACTGTGCTCTCAATCCTTGCTGTGGACTATCCTGTCGAAAAAGTGTCTTGTTATGTGTCTGATGACGGATCTGCAATGCTTACATTCGAAGCTCTTGTGGAAACAGCTGATTTTGCCAGGAAATGGGTCCCATTTTGCAAAAAGTATTCAATTGAACCCCGTGCACCTGAGTTTTATTTCTCACAGAAAATTGACTATTTGAAGGATAAAATTCAACCATCTTTTGTGAAGGAACGTAGAGCGATGAAAGTAAGCATATGAACACTTCCATTAATGATTTTGCAAGCCTACAGATCTTGTATTTGCATGTCCACCATTCTAGTATCCATTGTTACTAGGTTCATACAGAAAAGGAGCAAATTATTGGAATCCTGTGATGCTTGCATTATTAGGATgaatatgatgatgatgattatattattattattataataatcattattattattactattattagggccgatgttctctgtgccgcagcgcaggctgtgcccagacacatgggggcgGTATTTCTGCCATTCAGGGAGGcgggggcggtcatttcgctcacaccccatgtgtctgggagcAGCCTGCACCCCCAGACAGAGtaaattttcccttattattattattatttttattattattatcattaccattatttgggagaaggttttctGGTCTGGTGGTCCACATAACCAATCCATGGTTGGGTGCCTACTGCCACGTGGCAGATCGaattgggctgaaattttgtgaataTGTAGACTCCAAGGTCCCCTGGCTCATATGTCATAGCCCAAAGGGAGTTGGCTATGTAGCGAAACAGATCACTGAAATATCTAGGAATTTGACATGAGTGCAAGGGACTACTGAGAAGGTgaatggacatacatgggagggcATGGAATTACATTGGGGTAAATGATTAAATTTggttctgaaatttgacacgtgatCTATTCAGACCATCTCCTAGGTATCAACAGTCAGATTTACAATTTGATCCTTCCATGGGGTGGAATTAGGTGTCCCAAACCCCCTTATCTGCCAACCGGGGAAACTTttgctttattattattattattatctgaGAATAATATACTCATGATTTGCTTTCCATTTGACTACAGAGAGATTATGAAGAGTACAAGGTGCGAATAAATGGTATGGTTGCAAAGGCCCAGAAAACACCGGATGAGGGCTGGACGATGCAAGATGGGACAACTTGGCCAGGAAACAACCCCCGTGACCACCCTGGCATGATTCAGGTTTAATCAGTTTCTCTCTTAGTTATACATTTTCCTTTTCCCCTGAACTGTGCTATGGGGTCAATGCCAATTGCTTTTGATCTGGGATGCCTTTGCAGTTTTTTTCCCTAATCTGGTCACTTGTTTTTTTGTCCTTATCAAATCTAATACCCATTAGAaattcatttcctttcttttagtggtttctttatttatttactttaaaCATGTAATTGATTCTTCATAGAGTTCGACCTATATATTGAAGTGATTGTTTTGGACAAAGGCCATGCTAAACTTTCATTCAAATTTGAGTTCATAACAATGTAAATGTATAGGGGAGATGTTATCTGGTTGGCAGGTTAAAAAAGTTGGAGTCATAATGACTCTTGGATGGGAGTAGGGAGCATTTCTGTAACTTTGTTCAATAGGGAGAATATTAATGCCTTCTCCACGGTGGATGACTCCAGACCACGAAGTCATTTTCCTGGTCAAAAGACACAAAACTTTTCTCCAAATGTATatattaacttgagaagttagctTTAGATTTTGTGATATTTAAACTTGTATCTAAACTGATGGTTTCTCCCACAACATAATGTGAGTTTGGAGATCAATGTCCTTATCTTTAGATCATTTGATGCTCTTGCCTCCTTTAGAAATATTGTGACAAGCTTTATGAAGTTTCCTATATGTTTTTAGGGAGAGGATAGGCACACCGCCTGCGTGCGGTAAGCTAGCAGGCAGCACCAATAGGGGCGCGGGACGGGACATCACACAGGAGGGACAgaggggtcatttcaaagggggaagagagagatagacacaacgGGCACTAGCTTGTGCCAGCCTATTCCCATGTTTTTAAGATGTAgatatttgtgtgtgtgtgtgtgtgtttgtgtgcaTGCAAGTGTGTGCATAAAAATGTCTGCATGCATTCATTGAGGTTAAGTACTTGAtgttatcttaaaaaaaaagggggggggggggcggagaGAAAATTAAAGTACATCATGCAGTCTATAAGTGGGAAATTTACAAAGGCATTTTTCTGATTTGTTTCAGGTTTTTCTTGGACACAGTGGTGCCCATGACACAGAAGGAAATGAACTTCCACGACTGGTTTATGTTTCAAGAGAGAAGAGACCTGGGTACCAACACCATAAAAAGGCTGGTGCCATGAATGCTCTGGTATTTCTACCTACATTATTAAAGTAAAAGTACATTTTCTGAGTAGGATCTTTAGTTATCCAGTCTAATTTAAGCTGCAATTATTGGTTCTGTATAGGTCAGAGTATCTGCAGTTCTCACCAATGCACCCTACATTCTCAACCTTGACTGTGATCACTATGTTAACAATAGCAAGGCAGTTCGTGAGGCAATGTGTTTCATGATGGACCCACAAGTTGGTCGTGATGTCTGCTATGTTCAGTTTCCTCAGAGATTCGATGGTATTGATCGTAGTGATCGATATGCCAACCGGAACATTGTCTTCTTTGATGTAAGTTTGTAAATCAGAATATCTGATTTCCAACCACCAccacatcccccccccccctcccggTATCTGAAGCACTATTGTTGCTTCCTGATAATGCATAACTTTATATTTTCAGGTTAACATGAAAGGGTTGGATGGCATTCAAGGGCCAGTTTATGTGGGCACAGGTTGTGTCTTCAATAGGCAAGCACTCTATGGGTATGGGCCTCCATCCTTGCCTAGCCTTCCCAAGGCTGCTTCATCTTGTTCGTGgtgtggttgttgttgttgctgctgccctTCCAAGAAGAAGTCCAAAGATATCTCGGAGCTTTATAGAGATGCAAAGCGTGAAGATCTCGATGCTGCAATTTTTAACCTCACAGAAATTGATAGTGAGTGTGTTTCCGTGATATTCAGATCTAAGTAGCAATTTTCTCACTCGTAACAGTACTGATATTTGTGGGAAATTCTACAGACTATGACGAGTATGAGAGGTCACTCCTGATCTCCCAGATGAGCTTTGAGAAGTCTTTTGGCTTGTCTACAGTGTTCATTGAGTCTACACTTATGGAGAATGGAGGAGTTCCTGACTCTGCCAATCCATCAACATTGATCATGGAAGCAATTCATGTCATCAGCTGTGGTTATgaagagaaaactgaatgggGAAAAGAGGTAAGCTATATggttttatatttatattcttGCCGTGGTACTCTGGGAACTTGAAGGACCACCAGACATTTTACAGGTGTGACTACCAGATTTTAACCACTCAGGGCTGTTTGGAAGCCTGAAAATTTGGCTGGCAGGATCAGCATCTGGTTACCATTGGGTGTCCATCTAGGAAGTTAATGTTGTCCCAGTAAATGAATAGAGAAAACTGCAAAACTTGAAAGTGTCTCAAAACAATGGACTTCACACAAAACAAGAAACTTCTTGAATTGACTTCTTCCATTTCATTTCTGGTTGTCCTCCGTCTTGAGTTTTCACCTTTTTTAGTTACGGAATTATCTTATGTCTTATACTTGAGCTAGAATGTCTTACCAAATGGTGGTGGTTTGTCCTCTGTGCATGAGAAGATAATACTGACCCTAACGTGGATATTTATGCCTTTTTTAATCTCAGATTGGTTGGATATATGGGTCTGTTACGGAGGATATCTTGAGTGGGTTTAAGATGCACTGCCGAGGATGGAGATCAATTTACTGCATGCCCTTGAGGCCAGCATTCAAAGGTTCAGCTCCCATCAACTTATCTGATCGGCTGCACCAGGTTCTAAGGTGGGCCCTTGGATCTATTGAGATATTCTTCAGCAGACATTGTCCCCTCTGGTATGGATTTGGAGGAGGCCGCCTCAGGTG
This window encodes:
- the LOC122651476 gene encoding cellulose synthase A catalytic subunit 8 [UDP-forming], with translation MMESGVPLCHSCGESVGLASNGEVFVACHECNFPMCRSCFEYELKDGRKVCLRCGAPYDENLALANEELKTSDNRITMASHLQNDEEGGVHTRNLSSLSTLDSELNGESGNPIWKNRVESWKEKKNKKKTATSKTKKEAETEIPPEVQMEEKQSPEAVESFSRTIPIPSSKLKPYRFVIIMRLIILGLFFHYRVTNPVDSAYGLWLTSIICEIWFAVSWVLDQFPKWSPVNRETYIDKLSARYEREGEPSELAAVDFFVSTVDPLKEPPLITANTVLSILAVDYPVEKVSCYVSDDGSAMLTFEALVETADFARKWVPFCKKYSIEPRAPEFYFSQKIDYLKDKIQPSFVKERRAMKRDYEEYKVRINGMVAKAQKTPDEGWTMQDGTTWPGNNPRDHPGMIQVFLGHSGAHDTEGNELPRLVYVSREKRPGYQHHKKAGAMNALVRVSAVLTNAPYILNLDCDHYVNNSKAVREAMCFMMDPQVGRDVCYVQFPQRFDGIDRSDRYANRNIVFFDVNMKGLDGIQGPVYVGTGCVFNRQALYGYGPPSLPSLPKAASSCSWCGCCCCCCPSKKKSKDISELYRDAKREDLDAAIFNLTEIDNYDEYERSLLISQMSFEKSFGLSTVFIESTLMENGGVPDSANPSTLIMEAIHVISCGYEEKTEWGKEIGWIYGSVTEDILSGFKMHCRGWRSIYCMPLRPAFKGSAPINLSDRLHQVLRWALGSIEIFFSRHCPLWYGFGGGRLRWLQRLAYVNTIVYPFTSLPLIAYCSLPAICLLTGKFIIPTLSNLATVWFLGLFISIIMTSVLELRWSGVGIEDLWRNEQFWVIGGVSAHLFAVFQGFLKMVAGLDTNFTVTAKAADDAEFGELYIFKWTTLLIPPTTLLVVNMVGIVAGFSDALNSGYEAWGPLFGKVFFAFWVIFHLYPFLKGLMGRQNRTPTIVVLWSVLLASVFSLIWVKVDPFLSNTNSNTISQNCISIDC